The following DNA comes from Candidatus Neomarinimicrobiota bacterium.
CACATCGGCTCCCAGAGCACGGCCTTAATCCCCGCTGATGTGCACGAAAAAATCTCTGACAGCTACCGTCTTTTTCTGAGTTTGCTGTATGGTGAAAAGCCAGTGATCACCGGTGCTTTTACCATCGAGTCTTTTGATGTTATGAAGGACTTTCAGTTGGCCGTCCGTGGATCCAACGGGGCGTTGAAAGACAAGCCGCTCACTGTTTTTTCCTGCTGCCCGACGGCACCACTCAAATGGAGCGATGTCACATCGCAAAACCTCGTAGACTGCGCCCGCTTTTCTATCCCGGTTGAATTCATCTCCATGCCACTGACGGGATTCGTTGCCCCCGTAACTCTCACCGGAACCCTTATCCAGCATACAGCTGAAACGCTAAGCGGAATTGTTATCTGCCAGCTCACCAACCCTGGAGCGCCCATGCTCTATGGGGGGTCACCAGCAGCGTTTGATATGAGATATGAAACCACGCCTATGGGTGCTATCGAGACCATGATGATTGACTGCGCCTATAACGAAATCGGCCATCACTTCGGAATGCCAACCCAAGCGTACATCGGGCTGAGTGACGCCAAGAACCTAGATGCCCAGGCCGGTCTCGAAAGTGGGATAGGAACAACCCTTGCAGCGCTTGCAGGTATTAATAATATTTCGGGCCCAGGAATGCTTGACTTTGAAAGCTGCCAGAGCCTTGAAAAACTGGTGCTGGACAACGAAATATGCGGTATGACTCTGCGGTTGATTAAAGGGATAACTCCTCGCGAAGATTTCCCTGCCCAAGCCCTGTTTGAGGAACTGCTGCAAGAAAAACACCTGCTAATCTCTGATCATACATTGCGGCACATGCAAGAAGAACACTATTTCCCGGGGGAGGTCATTAACCGGGCCAACCGCCCCCGCTGGATCGAGGAGGGAGAAACAACCCTAGGTGAACGGGCTCACGGTCAAATAAATTCGTTATTAAGCAGTTATCAGCCATCTCCATTACCACAAGACACCCGGCAGGAACTGATAAACTTGATGGAGGTGGAGGCCCGCCGTTACGGTCAGGACTCTCTCCCGGAAAGGTCCGCATGAATCAGGTTTTAACGCTTGAAACCCAAGCTGTGATTCCTACACAGTTGGATATGCTGAAGGACCAGGGGATAACCGACGTGGAAACTTTGGCGGATAAAATCATGAATCTCACCGAGCAGGCCGCAGCCATCTTTGTCGACAGCGCCGCGCCTGCGGGAGTAATATCGGAACTGGATTTGAAACAGTTTGGCCCCATCTACAACGGCGAGGGGGATAATGCGCCGGACACACCACTGAAACAGATCCTTCCGAAGAGCAACCATCTGGCGCTGTTCGCCCTGACCATGGGAGCTGATGTTAGCGCAAAGATTAACGACTGTTTCGACCAGAACGATTTCGCACTCGGTTCCATGCTGGATACAGCGGCATCCCTAGCAGCAGATAATGCCGTGGGGCAGTTCGAGAAGCACTTCCAGAATCATCTCGCTTCAACAGGCCGGCTGGGCAACCAGACTTATGTACTCAGCTACAGTCCCGGATATTGCGGCTGGCACATCCGCGGGCAAAAGAGACTTTTTCAACACCTGAACCCCGGACGGATCGGAATCTCCCTGAACAGCAGTTGCCTGATGAAACCACTGAAATCTGTGTCGGGAGTCCTAATTGCTGGGAAAAAGGAGCTTCATCTGTTTAGGCCCAAATTCCCGTTTTGCAAGCAATGTACAACTTACTCCTGTGTTGACCGGATGAAAGAAATCCGGCGCACCATGAACTGACCCTACGACGAGAGAGCTCTATGGACGTACTGGAACTGATATCAACGCACTTACAGAAAGGAGGGGATCAGAAGGTTCTTGATCTTACTAGAGAAGCTGTTGAACTTCAGATTCCTGCCAAAGAGATTCTAGATGACGGACTTATCGCCGGGATGAATGTGGTAGGGGAAAAGTTTCGGAAGCATGAGATTTTTCTCCCTCATGTGCTGCTAGCCGCCAGGGCCATGTACGCCGGTATGGACCAGCTGAAGCCGTTGCTGATCAAGAGCAAAGTTCCCGCACTGGGAAAAGTGGTCATCGGAACTATACAGGGAGATCTTCATGATATCGGCAAGAACCTCGTGGCAATCATGCTCAAAGGGGCCGGGTACGATGTGATTGATCTCGGGAGCGATGTTCCACCGGAAACATTCGTCGAGACCGCCCAAAAAGAGGGTGCCAGCATTATTGGCATGTCTGCTCTGCTTACCACCACCATGACCGTTATGGGGAAAGTTACAGCCCTCCTGAAGGAAAACGGCCTCACAGATATAAAGACGATCATTGGCGGAGCACCCTTGTCGCAGGATTATGCCGATGAGATCGGAGCCAACGCTTACGCTTACGACGCCGCTAAAGCCGTGGAATGCGTTAAGAATCTTCTGGAATAAGCACCGATGAAGCCTCCTCTGCTGGACCGTATCAACGGCGGTGATGTCCTTGTTGCTGACGGCGCCATGGGTACCCTCCTCTTCCAGAGGGGTCTTGAGCCCGGCGCTTGCCCGGAAGCCTTTAACCTGTCCAACCCCGAAATCCTGCAAGACATCGCCCGCAATTATCTGGATGCCGGTGCAGACATTATTCAGACAAATACTTTCGGCGGTTCGTCTGTTAAGCTGGGAGATTACGGTTTGGAAGACCAAACCGAAGCCATTAACGAGGCAGCTGTTATCAGTGTCAGGAAGACTGTGGGTGACACAGCTTATGTCTCCGGCTCTTGCGGCCCTTCCGGAAAGATGCTGAAGCCTTACGGTGACGCCGACCCCGATGATCTCAGCCGAGGATTTTTCCGTCAGAACAGTGCTCTCATCGCCGCCGGCGCTGACGTGATCTGCGTGGAAACAATGACCGATCTCAAGGAAGCGACATTAGCCATTGAGGCTGCCAAGACCGCGTCGCCTCAAACACCGGTCATGGCCACCATGACATTTGATGAGACGCCGCGGGGATTCTTCACCATCATGGGTGTGAGCATTACCGAAGCGGCTGAAGGCCTTCAGGTAGCCGGGGCGGATATCATCGGATCAAACTGCGGCAATGGAATTGATAATATGATCGAGATCGCCCGTCAATTGAAACAGACTTCGGCTCTACCGTTGATTATTCAGTCCAATGCCGGGATTCCACGGATGGAGGGGAGGGAGTTGGCTTATGACGAGGTGCCCGCCCTATTCGGTGAAAAAACTGAAGAGCTCATTCAAGCCGGTGTTTCAATTGTCGGCGGATGCTGCGGTACAACACCAGAGCATATCAGCGCCATCCGCTCAGCCGCAAGCATGCACGTAAAAGCAGTAAAGCCCGTTCTTGACTAAGCTTTCCCTGCTGGTGGGAACCCCTTACCTTTTGATTCTCCCCGGCAGAACGAATTCATATCGCTTGCGCAGAATCTTGGTTGTAATCCACCGGTCGATCCTGCGAAAGGCGAGGAAGAGGATCCAGATGAGCTTGTCTTCCTTGTAGTATTTTTCCACATCCTCTTCGGTCAGCGGTTCTGACAGTCCAGAACAGCTGTCATTAATGATGCTCACAGCTGTGGGAACAAGGTCCGGCCGTTGTTCTTTGTAGAGGTTCGCCGCCAGGTCTATCATCACCTGGCGCTGATCATAGTACCTGTTCATCACATCCTCAAGAAACAGCCACCGGATGATCCACCTCAGAAATGACGGCGCACTTTCTAAAAACAGTTCTGGATCGAGTTGCTCCTCGCCGTTGATCCGATACAGGGGTGTACTGGTGTCCACATACCACAGTCTACCGCTCTCAATATCACCATCGAGAACCCAATTGGATAGCTGACCATCGAGGGCAATCTCAAGCAACGGTCCTTTCTGACGATTGAACGCCCACACTTTTGCTACTCCCGAAACAACTTTGCGAATCATCCCGCTGATCTCTTCTTGGTCAAGAGTGTGAATCAGCTTATGACAAAAGCGTTCCGGCGGCAAACTCTTCTGTAGAATATAGAGGACTACGGGGCGGCCTTGAATTTCAACGGTTTGGGTGCTTGATTGCGGAAGCTCCACACCAGCACCTTCAAGATGGCGGCAGTAGTCCTCGTAGTTTCTTTGATAATTCTCAGCCGCCCGGCTGTCCGGAAAGAGCGGCATCCGCTTGCAGGCGACTTCGCTGTTGCCGCTGAGCTTAAAGACGGTGCTGATCTCACCGTAACCGAGGACGGTTGCCGACACACTCGATATTTCCAAACGAGTGGAGTCCAGCCCCAGCTCGAATTCCTCTAACACCCTGGGATCAATCATAGCCTGTGCAATCTTGAAAAAGTTCGTCCAAGGTGTGGGGGATTATCCCGCCTTATGATCCCCACGCCTGTTTGATCTTTTTTCCTATGCCCGCCAATCCTTCCTTTATCCGAACAATCGGCACCATAGTCTTTGCCTTCTTCACTGCTGCTTCAA
Coding sequences within:
- a CDS encoding vitamin B12 dependent-methionine synthase activation domain-containing protein, with the translated sequence MNQVLTLETQAVIPTQLDMLKDQGITDVETLADKIMNLTEQAAAIFVDSAAPAGVISELDLKQFGPIYNGEGDNAPDTPLKQILPKSNHLALFALTMGADVSAKINDCFDQNDFALGSMLDTAASLAADNAVGQFEKHFQNHLASTGRLGNQTYVLSYSPGYCGWHIRGQKRLFQHLNPGRIGISLNSSCLMKPLKSVSGVLIAGKKELHLFRPKFPFCKQCTTYSCVDRMKEIRRTMN
- a CDS encoding homocysteine S-methyltransferase family protein; translation: MKPPLLDRINGGDVLVADGAMGTLLFQRGLEPGACPEAFNLSNPEILQDIARNYLDAGADIIQTNTFGGSSVKLGDYGLEDQTEAINEAAVISVRKTVGDTAYVSGSCGPSGKMLKPYGDADPDDLSRGFFRQNSALIAAGADVICVETMTDLKEATLAIEAAKTASPQTPVMATMTFDETPRGFFTIMGVSITEAAEGLQVAGADIIGSNCGNGIDNMIEIARQLKQTSALPLIIQSNAGIPRMEGRELAYDEVPALFGEKTEELIQAGVSIVGGCCGTTPEHISAIRSAASMHVKAVKPVLD
- a CDS encoding trimethylamine methyltransferase family protein, coding for MHKQSQARWCVAMRPTVNFLDEDLIHLIVSEAKQLLCAVGVEIHNKGILALLADHGASIDMNSLHATLTEGMIERALNSAPTSFKLYDVSGEETNNFSGHNVHFTPGSAAINILDYDTGKFRKPATNDYIRYVKVVSQLQHIGSQSTALIPADVHEKISDSYRLFLSLLYGEKPVITGAFTIESFDVMKDFQLAVRGSNGALKDKPLTVFSCCPTAPLKWSDVTSQNLVDCARFSIPVEFISMPLTGFVAPVTLTGTLIQHTAETLSGIVICQLTNPGAPMLYGGSPAAFDMRYETTPMGAIETMMIDCAYNEIGHHFGMPTQAYIGLSDAKNLDAQAGLESGIGTTLAALAGINNISGPGMLDFESCQSLEKLVLDNEICGMTLRLIKGITPREDFPAQALFEELLQEKHLLISDHTLRHMQEEHYFPGEVINRANRPRWIEEGETTLGERAHGQINSLLSSYQPSPLPQDTRQELINLMEVEARRYGQDSLPERSA
- a CDS encoding DUF6206 family protein, translating into MIDPRVLEEFELGLDSTRLEISSVSATVLGYGEISTVFKLSGNSEVACKRMPLFPDSRAAENYQRNYEDYCRHLEGAGVELPQSSTQTVEIQGRPVVLYILQKSLPPERFCHKLIHTLDQEEISGMIRKVVSGVAKVWAFNRQKGPLLEIALDGQLSNWVLDGDIESGRLWYVDTSTPLYRINGEEQLDPELFLESAPSFLRWIIRWLFLEDVMNRYYDQRQVMIDLAANLYKEQRPDLVPTAVSIINDSCSGLSEPLTEEDVEKYYKEDKLIWILFLAFRRIDRWITTKILRKRYEFVLPGRIKR
- a CDS encoding corrinoid protein, with protein sequence MDVLELISTHLQKGGDQKVLDLTREAVELQIPAKEILDDGLIAGMNVVGEKFRKHEIFLPHVLLAARAMYAGMDQLKPLLIKSKVPALGKVVIGTIQGDLHDIGKNLVAIMLKGAGYDVIDLGSDVPPETFVETAQKEGASIIGMSALLTTTMTVMGKVTALLKENGLTDIKTIIGGAPLSQDYADEIGANAYAYDAAKAVECVKNLLE